GACGGCGGGCGAGGCCATGAGGGCTCCAGGGGCGGCGGGGCAGGCGGTGGCCGCATGCCGTCACTCACGCGCGCCGCGTCCCTCAACGCGGCTGGGCCCCATGGCTGTTCGGCCGGGCCCGGGCAGTACTCGCTCCGCTCCGATCGTACGTGCGAGCGGCGCACGGCTGTCAAGGCTGCGGGTGTGACGTCGGTGTTTCGTGTTCCGGGCAGAGGTTGACGGGCCGTCGACGGCACTGCTCAACTGTTCGACATGACAGCCGAGCAGCCCGCCCTTGTGACGCGCGGCCACATCGACTTCGGTCGGGTGTGGTCCGCAGCGTGTTGCGGCTGACCCGGCAGCGGGCCGCCTGACCGGCCCATTCCTCCCCCGGGAGTCCTCCCTCGGTCCGCCCCGTCGAGGGCCGGGAGCCCGCCTGCCCAGGCGGATCACCAGGCGCACGCTGCCGCCCTTCCGCGTTCCCGCTCGCTCCCGCCGGCGCCCCGTCACGCGCCGCCCTCCCCCGCCCCGCCGTACCCGTCCGCGCCCGCCGAGGCGTTCCCCCGGCATGCCCGGGTGCGGCCCCGCGTCCACTGAAGAGGCTCCGCCATGCCCGTCGAGTTCCTCGGTATCGCCGCCACCGCGGACGGCTCCGAGACCACCGCCCGCACCACCCACGCCTTCGACCGCGACTACACGCTGCGGCTGGCCCGCGCCCACGAGGACCACGGCTGGGACCGGGTGCTGTTCGCCTACGGCGCCGGCTCCCCGGAGCCCGCCGCGGCAGCCGCCTACCTGGCCGCCAAGCTGGACCGGCTGCAGATCCTGCTGGCGCACCGCCCGAACGTCTCCTACCCGACCTTCGCCGCCAAGACCTTCGCCACCCTGGACCGGATCAGCGACGGCCGGCTGACCGTGCACTTCATCACCGGCGGCAACGACCACGAGCAGCAGCGCGAGGGCGACTTCCTGCCCAAGGACCGCCGCTACGACCGGACCCGCGAGTACATCGGCATCGTCAAGCGGGCCTGGACCAGCCGCGAACCCTTCGACCACGAGGGCGAGTTCTACCGCTTCAAGGACTTCGTGTCGGACGTCTTCCCGGTCCAGCAGCCCCGCCCGGACGTCTCGTTCGGCGGCTCCTCGCCCGCCGCGTTCGCGGCCGGCGGCGCCGAGGCCGACATCTTCGCGCTGTGGGGGGAGCCGCTGGCCCGCACCG
The DNA window shown above is from Streptomyces sp. TLI_171 and carries:
- a CDS encoding LLM class flavin-dependent oxidoreductase; the protein is MPVEFLGIAATADGSETTARTTHAFDRDYTLRLARAHEDHGWDRVLFAYGAGSPEPAAAAAYLAAKLDRLQILLAHRPNVSYPTFAAKTFATLDRISDGRLTVHFITGGNDHEQQREGDFLPKDRRYDRTREYIGIVKRAWTSREPFDHEGEFYRFKDFVSDVFPVQQPRPDVSFGGSSPAAFAAGGAEADIFALWGEPLARTAEQIELVKAAAKAAGRTDAPRIQVAFRPIIAPTEELAWEKAHRTVAAIKARRASNDLVRRRLTSGQQPENTGSQRLLEIAEAGERYDRALWTPTAAATGGAGNSNALVGTPETVAQALLDYYDLGVDILSARGYDHIGDAIDFGRYVIPIVREEVAKRDAARAAAGVAA